A genomic segment from Ovis aries strain OAR_USU_Benz2616 breed Rambouillet chromosome 26, ARS-UI_Ramb_v3.0, whole genome shotgun sequence encodes:
- the SPAG11B gene encoding sperm-associated antigen 11B codes for MKVLFLFTLLYCLVQMNSGDVPPGIRNIICLMQHGTCRLFFCRSGEKKSEICSDPWNRCCIPHSEEERKYRPEMDGGSGT; via the exons ATGAAGGTCCTCTTTCTGTTCACTCTTCTCTACTGTTTGGTCCAAATGAACTCAG GGGATGTTCCACCTGGAATTAGAAATATTATCTGCCTTATGCAACATGGAACCTGCAGACTTTTTTTCTGCCGTTCTGGTGAGAAAAAATCTGAAATCTGCTCTGACCCCTGGAATAGGTGCTGCATACCACattcagaggaagaaagaaaatacagaccAGAGATGGACGGCGGGTCAGGCACCTAG
- the LOC101105214 gene encoding beta-defensin 103A-like, producing the protein MRLYYLLFALLFLFLLPVPGNGGIISGLRKYYCKIRSGRCALIGCLPKEEEIGRCSLTGRKCCRKKK; encoded by the exons ATGAGGCTCTACTACCTTCTCTTTGCGTTGCTCTTCTTGTTCTTGCTGCCTGTTCCAG GCAATGGCGGCATCATAAGCGGGTTACGAAAGTATTATTGCAAAATAAGAAGCGGCCGGTGTGCTCTGATTGGCTGCCTTCCAAAGGAGGAAGAGATAGGCCGCTGTTCCCTGACTGGCCGAAAATGCTGccggaagaagaaatga